The genomic stretch GGGTGAAGTGCCAGCGGTCGTAATGCTCAAGCAAGGTGAAGGCGATGCAGTTGTGGCCTGCCAGTTCGGCGGGCTCGCGTGGCCGGCCATGGCGATCGAGATAGGCCGGTGCAGCGTAGACTCGCCGTGTGCTGGTGCCCAGGGGCACGGCCACCAGTCCCTCGCTCTTCACCACGCCAATGCGGATGGCTAGGTCGATGTTTTCCATGAGCAGGTCTTCGTTGTAATCGTTCAGGCGCAGGTCGATCTGCACATCGGGATGTCGCTGTAGAAAAGCCCCGATCAGGGGCGCTATACATAGCCTCCCATAGCTGACCGGTGCGGCAATTCGCAGGGGGCCGGCGATCTGCTCCTGGCCGCTGGCGAAGCTGCGCGTGGCATGCTCTAGCTGGCTGAGAATTTCCTGGCAGTGGCTGTAGAAACGTTGCCCTTGATCGGTGAGGGCGAGGTGCCGGGTGCTGCGGGCAAACACGGCTCCGCCCAGGTACTGCTCCAACGCACGGACCTGCTTGCTGACTGCCGGCTGCCCCATGTTCAGCTCCCGAGCCACTGCCGAAAACGAGCCACGCTCCACGACGCGCACGAAGATGCGCATGCTGTCGAACAGATCCATCGCTATTGGGCCTCTTGGGGGAATAAGTAATATGCAAATTTAGTTTCTTATCGGAATGAGGAAGACGGTGCAACCTGTAAGCGTCCACTCATTCAGAGGTTCCCGTCATGAATCAGACCATGCTTGCCGCTATCGCCGAATCCGCCCAGACCCCGCTGGCCGTGCGCCACATCGCCCGTCCTGTACCCGGCAAGGGGCAGGTCCTGGTGCGGATTCACGCCGCAGGGGTCAACCCGCTCGACACCAAGATCGCTGTCGGTGCAGGCGCTCATGCCCGCCAGGCGCTGCCGGCCGTGCTCGGCCTGGATCTCGCTGGTACGGTCGTTGAACTGGGCGAGGCGGTTGATGGTTTCACGCCTGGCCAGGAGGTCTTCGGCATGGCCGGCGGCATCGGCGGCGCCCAAGGCACCCTGGCCGAATACATCGCCGTGGATGCCAGGCTGATTGCATCAAAGCCGCATGCGCTCGGCATGCGTGAGGCTGCCGCGTTGCCGTTGGTTTTCATCACCGCCTGGGAAGGTCTGGTTGATCGGGCCAATGTTCATAGTGGTCAGCGGGTGCTGATTCATGGCGGCGCAGGTGGCGTCGGCCAAGTTGCGGTGCAATTGGCCAAGGCTCGCGGTGCCGAAGTCTACGCCACCGGCTCCGCGAGCAGTCTAGACTTCATCCGCTCGCTGGGGGCCACGGCGATTGACTATCAGGCGCAGGGTGTAGAGGCCTATGTCGAACAATATACGGCTGGAGAAGGTTTCGACATCGTTTATGACACCGTCGGCGGCAGCACGTTGGATGCGTCATTCAAGGCAGTAAAACCGTATACCGGGCACGTACTCAGCTGCCTCGGTTGGGGCCAGCACAGTCTCGCGCCTTTATCCTTCAAAAGTGCCACCTACTCGGGTGTATTCACCCTGGCACCGCTACTGACCGGGAAGGGGCGCGAACACCACGGAAGTATCCTGCGCGAAGCAGCTGTTCTGGCCGATGCCGGGCAACTGACGATCCGGGTGGACCCGCACCAGTTTGCACTGGACGAGGTCAACGACGCATTCCGACAGGTCGCGGAAGGTCGTGGCAGGGGCAAGACGGTTATCCAGTTGGTAAGCGATTAGCCTCCAGAGCTTCATTAATCAGCAGTTACCGGCCAGTAGCGCCCGCTTCTGGCCCTGGCTGGCTTTCACGAATCTGCCCAAGGGTAAAATTGGCGTTTCACACGCAGATGCTCCAGGCCGGTGGAAACACGCTGGATTACCACGTCTTTCAGATCCGTGTCCGAAATCAGGAAAGGCGGGGTCTTGGCGAGGAGCACCTTCATCGTCGCAGTATTCCTGCCGTCGCCGTCGTGGATGGCACGGGCTTCGCCCTTGTTCGCGGGCAAGCCCGCTCCCACAGGGATGGCGCCAGCTTTTAGAAATTGAGCAAGACAGTTGCTCCTACCCAAGATTTTGGTCCCACCCCCCGAACCATCAACCAGATGACGGCCAGCCATTTCTCCCGCACACTGCGGAAAATTCCCAAGCCCGTACCCCGTCACATTGCGGGGCACAGCCGGAGTAGAAAATGGCGCGACAACTAATAACAAACGCCCACGACCCGTTGCACGAATCCCGCGAGGCCCGGTTGAAGCTGGCCAGCGAAGGCGAACTACCGCTGGGCATGCTGCGTGATGAGATCGACGCCTCCTGGCGCCGAAGCCTGGGCCACGGCCTGGACTGCCTGCAGGGCGAACAGGTCGGCCTGGGTTTGGAACAGGGCCATGACCTGCGCCTGCTGCTGGAGCGCAACCGCCTGCTGATCGATGCCGTCACCCCAGAACTTGACTACCTGGTCGCGCGCCAGGGCAAGGCTGGCATCGTCATCCTCGGCGACGCCCAGGCCAACGTGCTGGCCATCGAAGGCCAGAAGCACGTGCTGCAGCGCGAGGGCCTGCGCGATCTGCACCCGGGCAGTTGCTGGAGCGAATCGCTGCGTGGCACCAACGCCATCGGCACGGCCGTGGTCGAAGGCCGGCCGACGCTGATCAACTGCGGCGAACATTACCTTGACCGTCTGAGCCCGTTCTCCTGTACTTCCGTGCCATTGCGCGACCCGCGCGGCGAGGTGATCGGCGTGCTCGACATCACCCGCGAAGGGGTGATGGCGCAACCGCAGGACAGCCTGTCGACCCTGATGCTGGCGGCCGGCAACATTGAAAGCCGCCTGTTTGGCCTGTGCCACCCAGAGCAGCTGGTGCTTGCCTTCCACAGCCGCCCGCAGTACCTCAACAGTGCCTGGCACGGCCTGTTGGCCCTGAGCCTGGACGGTGAAGTGCTGGCCGCCAACGACAGTGCCTGCCAGTTGTTGCAGGTGCCGCGCCATGAGCTGATTGGCCGGCGCAGCACTGACCTGCTCGGTGAACGGTCACCTGCGTTCATTGCGCGCCTGTGGCAGGGCGGTGTGAGCAGTGTGCAGACGGCCAAGGGCGAGTTCCACTTCCGTGCCTTGCAGTTGCCACGCCATGGCCGGGTCAATGGCAGCACGCCGGCAAGCAAGCCGGTGCTGGGCAAGCAGTCGCCGGCACTCGACGCCCTGGCCGGTGGTGATCCACGGCTGGCGCGCAACTTGCGCATGGCCCGCCAGGGGCTGGGCAATGGCCTGCCGGTGCTGCTGCTGGGCGAGACCGGTACCGGCAAGGAAGTGGTCGCTCGCGCCTTGCACCAGGCCAGCCCGCGTGCCGACAAACCGTTTGTGGCAGTCAACTGCGCGGCCATTCCCGAAGGGCTGATCGAGTCCGAGCTGTTCGGCTACCGTGAGGGCGCCTTCACCGGTTCGCGCCGGGGCGGCATGGTCGGACGGCTGATGCAGGCCCATGGCGGCACGCTGTTTCTCGACGAAATCGGCGACATGCCGCTGGCCCTGCAAGCACGCCTGCTGCGGGTATTGCAGGAGCGCCGCGTAGCACCATTGGGGGCGGGCGACGAGCAGGACATTGACGTGGCGCTGATCTGCGCCACCCACCGCGACCTCAAGCGCCTGGTCCAGGAACAACACTTCCGTGAAGACCTTTACTACCGGGTGAACGGTGTGTCGTTGCGCCTGCCGGCCCTGCGCGAACGTGATGACCTGGCGGCGATCATCCAGGGCCTGCTGGACAAGGCCGATGCGCGTGGCGTAACCCTTGACCCGGCGTTGACCGCGTTGCTCGAAGGCTTCGACTGGCCAGGCAACATCCGCCAGCTGGAAATGGTGGTGCGCACCGCCCTGGCCATGCGCGAGGATGGCGAGCAGGTGCTGACCCTCGATCACCTTACCGACTGCCTGTTGGACGAGCTGGCGAGCAGCACAGCGCCCTCCGGCAGCCTCAAGGACAATGAACTGGAGCAGATCCGCGGTGCTCTGGCACGCCACCAGGGCAACGTCTCGGCCGCCGCCGAGACGCTGGGTATCAGCCGGGCGACGCTGTACCGCAAGCTCAAGCAGTTGCGCGGCTGACGTGGGCGGCCTGTTCGCAAGGCTGGTGGACTCCAGCGACCCTGTACTCATGCGCCAGGCGTTGGCCTGGCTGTATGGTTTCGTGCGCCCACACCGGCGTGCCATCGGCCTGTTGCTCGGTTTGTCGCTGGGTGCATCACTGCTGGCGCTGGCGCAACCCTGGCTGGTCAAGACTCTGATCGACGAAGGGCTGCTGGCCAAGGATTACCAAACGCTTTGGCACATGGCGGCAATCATGATCGGCGCGGGCCTGCTGGGCACGGTGCTGGCCGGCGTCAACCGCTACCTGCATACGCGCCTGTCGGGGCGCATCCTGTTCGCCTTGCGCGACGATCTTTACCGCCATCTGCAGCAGTTGTCGCCAACCTTCTACGGGCGGCGGCGTATCGGCGACATTCTTTCGCGGCTGGATGGCGATGTGGCAGAGATCCAGCGCTTTGCCGTGGACTCGCTGTTCTCGGCGGTGTCGGCGGTGATCGGCCTGGTGGGTGCGGTGGCGTTGATGCTGATGCTGTCGTGGCAGTTGTCGCTGTTGCTGGCGCTGCTGGTGCCGATCGAGGTGCTGTGGCTGCGCTGGATGCGGCGCAAGGTGGAGCGCGAAGTGCGCAACTTGCGTGAGCGCTCGGCGGATGTGTCGTCTTTTCTGGTCGAGACCCTGCCGGCGATGAAGTTCATCCAGGCGGCCGGCCAGCAAGGCCGGGAAGCAGGGCGCCTGGACCAGCTTGGGCAAGGTTACATGCGCCAGTTGCTGAAGGTGCAGGTGACCGAATTCTTCACCCAGGCCATCCCCGGCACATTGACCTCGTGGTGCCGCGCCTGCGCGTTCCTGGTGGGTGGTTGGTGGGTTATCCAAGGCACCTGGCAGTTGGGCGCGCTGATCGCTTTTTCTACTTACATGGGTATGGCGGTTGGGCCGGTGCAGAGCCTGTTGGGCTTGTACGTGGCGGTGCAGCGCATGGCTGTCAGCCTGGGAAGGGTGATGGAATTGAAGCAGGAAGCGGTAGCGGTACATCAGACCGCCAACCCGCAGCCCATCCCCGTTGGCCCCGGCGAGTTACGCCTCGAGGCGCTGAGCTTTGCCCATGAGGGGCGCCAGGGTGCGGTACTGAAAAACGTGCAGGTGAGCATCCCGGGTGGCCTGAAAGTCGCCATCAGCGGTGCCTCCGGGGTGGGCAAGTCAACCCTGATCGACCTGCTGCAGCGCTTCTACGACCCGGATGCCGGGCGCATCCTGCTGGACGGTGTCGACCTGCGCGACCTCGACCTTGTTGCATTGCGCAGGCAAATCGCTGTGGTCAGCCAGGACATCGTGTTGTTCCGTGGCACCCTGGCGCAGAACCTGGCTTATGGCGTGCCCGAGGCCAGCCGTGACGAACTGGAGCGGGTGGTGCGCCTGGCGCGGCTGGACAGCCTGGTCGACAGCCTGCCATTGGGCCTGGACGGCCTGCTGGGCGAGCGTGGCCAGCAGTTGTCTGGCGGGCAGAAGCAACGTATTGCCATCGCCCGCGCGGTATTGCAGGCCCCGGCGATCCTGGTGCTGGACGAGGCCACTTCGGCGGTGGACGAAGCCACCGAGCGTGAAGTGATCGCGGCCATCGACCAGTTGTTCGCTGGCCGCACGCGTATTCTGATCAGCCACCGGGCTTCGACCCTGGCCGATGCCGACCTGCACCTGCAACTGCATGACGGCCAGTTGCAGAATCTGGCGCAGGAGGTGATCAAACATGGGCACTGACGTACGTGTTGGCATCATCGACAGCGGCTGCTCGCCGGCGCAGGCCAACGGTTTGCTGGGCGCCCGCCGTTTCTGGCTGGAGGACGGCCAGTTGCGCGAAG from Pseudomonas putida encodes the following:
- a CDS encoding LysR family transcriptional regulator, with the protein product MDLFDSMRIFVRVVERGSFSAVARELNMGQPAVSKQVRALEQYLGGAVFARSTRHLALTDQGQRFYSHCQEILSQLEHATRSFASGQEQIAGPLRIAAPVSYGRLCIAPLIGAFLQRHPDVQIDLRLNDYNEDLLMENIDLAIRIGVVKSEGLVAVPLGTSTRRVYAAPAYLDRHGRPREPAELAGHNCIAFTLLEHYDRWHFTRRGEALEVAIKGNVTSNNSEAIREMVLAGLGISLSPQWLFAADFEQGGVCSLLDEYQTTALPVSAVFSCERRRSARTMAFIEFLRENV
- a CDS encoding zinc-binding dehydrogenase → MNQTMLAAIAESAQTPLAVRHIARPVPGKGQVLVRIHAAGVNPLDTKIAVGAGAHARQALPAVLGLDLAGTVVELGEAVDGFTPGQEVFGMAGGIGGAQGTLAEYIAVDARLIASKPHALGMREAAALPLVFITAWEGLVDRANVHSGQRVLIHGGAGGVGQVAVQLAKARGAEVYATGSASSLDFIRSLGATAIDYQAQGVEAYVEQYTAGEGFDIVYDTVGGSTLDASFKAVKPYTGHVLSCLGWGQHSLAPLSFKSATYSGVFTLAPLLTGKGREHHGSILREAAVLADAGQLTIRVDPHQFALDEVNDAFRQVAEGRGRGKTVIQLVSD
- a CDS encoding AAA domain-containing protein, whose translation is MARQLITNAHDPLHESREARLKLASEGELPLGMLRDEIDASWRRSLGHGLDCLQGEQVGLGLEQGHDLRLLLERNRLLIDAVTPELDYLVARQGKAGIVILGDAQANVLAIEGQKHVLQREGLRDLHPGSCWSESLRGTNAIGTAVVEGRPTLINCGEHYLDRLSPFSCTSVPLRDPRGEVIGVLDITREGVMAQPQDSLSTLMLAAGNIESRLFGLCHPEQLVLAFHSRPQYLNSAWHGLLALSLDGEVLAANDSACQLLQVPRHELIGRRSTDLLGERSPAFIARLWQGGVSSVQTAKGEFHFRALQLPRHGRVNGSTPASKPVLGKQSPALDALAGGDPRLARNLRMARQGLGNGLPVLLLGETGTGKEVVARALHQASPRADKPFVAVNCAAIPEGLIESELFGYREGAFTGSRRGGMVGRLMQAHGGTLFLDEIGDMPLALQARLLRVLQERRVAPLGAGDEQDIDVALICATHRDLKRLVQEQHFREDLYYRVNGVSLRLPALRERDDLAAIIQGLLDKADARGVTLDPALTALLEGFDWPGNIRQLEMVVRTALAMREDGEQVLTLDHLTDCLLDELASSTAPSGSLKDNELEQIRGALARHQGNVSAAAETLGISRATLYRKLKQLRG
- a CDS encoding ATP-binding cassette domain-containing protein, translating into MGGLFARLVDSSDPVLMRQALAWLYGFVRPHRRAIGLLLGLSLGASLLALAQPWLVKTLIDEGLLAKDYQTLWHMAAIMIGAGLLGTVLAGVNRYLHTRLSGRILFALRDDLYRHLQQLSPTFYGRRRIGDILSRLDGDVAEIQRFAVDSLFSAVSAVIGLVGAVALMLMLSWQLSLLLALLVPIEVLWLRWMRRKVEREVRNLRERSADVSSFLVETLPAMKFIQAAGQQGREAGRLDQLGQGYMRQLLKVQVTEFFTQAIPGTLTSWCRACAFLVGGWWVIQGTWQLGALIAFSTYMGMAVGPVQSLLGLYVAVQRMAVSLGRVMELKQEAVAVHQTANPQPIPVGPGELRLEALSFAHEGRQGAVLKNVQVSIPGGLKVAISGASGVGKSTLIDLLQRFYDPDAGRILLDGVDLRDLDLVALRRQIAVVSQDIVLFRGTLAQNLAYGVPEASRDELERVVRLARLDSLVDSLPLGLDGLLGERGQQLSGGQKQRIAIARAVLQAPAILVLDEATSAVDEATEREVIAAIDQLFAGRTRILISHRASTLADADLHLQLHDGQLQNLAQEVIKHGH